The Podospora pseudocomata strain CBS 415.72m chromosome 3, whole genome shotgun sequence genome window below encodes:
- a CDS encoding hypothetical protein (EggNog:ENOG503NZ6Q; COG:M), which yields MSHSWNENEAIGIETSTRVRSTDVSQANYPSKKTNNKHVNEKKFDRNAIDGGNLGARIQALTDSEETSSILFCPHIWQRYLVRFVAFTATLPAVLLLWAAYYQGRTIVSYWTGDESSHIALSRLQMLSATLFFLVEILWAVDQLLVAWQIKSYSFFGTWRPRLRLLGENNLPSVDVVICICKESEALVYGTVLAAFDLDYPLDKLRVIVTDDGGDSAVESGLAALRSRVGNVFYTSNYGKATEKPPGVKAANLNNALQFIDSLPGGRAELTAVLDVDMIPDRAWLRATIPHFYPAGGYQEDGKEIGLVCGVQTFYNIPDNDPTNQSNSLRVKCYHPIQDQAGKGQCAGSGWVMRRKALDDLPGGQFPTTCVCEDFYTQFLLGQTNHWITAAVAEYLQCGLVPDTYQAQLKQYTRWYLSNLAVQDLHQLSGHSWISLLEKLVWKAPVTMVGLMMMHLKPHLATLQLILFPLLFLTKTPLIVTSPDRSKELIWLLRIHAGSVFFSYLHHVHIGVMAGYRASIMDWGMTKWLSPHYTVAYMKTYFPGLCNSTQSKKSTAAAFVSTGSLKDKLFERFPARRGGLSKRLNHILLECGVWMHCVAVTAILVTAWVAVKNLPEASNNMEKLLSILLWVFWPSNQAFIVLAIACFTPIKYAIWPPNVGENHDLLQKVHNGPGAPTSFLFRPREEAKRWEERSNPIWGGGLDFVTVYTIWGIWAGLVFIWAWWL from the exons ATGTCACATTCGTGGAACGAGAACGAGGCCATCGGCATCGAGACCTCGACTCGGGTTCGGTCGACGGACGTGTCCCAAGCCAACTATCCCTCCAagaaaaccaacaacaagcacgTCAATGAGAAAAAGTTCGACAGGAACGCAATCGACGGCGGTAATTTGGGGGCCCGTATCCAAGCCCTTACCGACTCCGAGGAAACGTCCTCGATTCTTTTCTGTCCTCATATATGGCAGCGTTACCTTGTGAGGTTCGTCGCGTTTACAGCTACTCTACCGGCGGTGCTTCTGCTATGGGCTGCCTATTACCAGGGACGCACTATTGTCTCTTACTGGACAGGCGATGAGTCAAGCCACATTGCCCTGTCAAGATTGCAAATGCTCTCGGCAACGCTGTTCTTTCTTGTCGAGATTCTGTGGGCCG TTGACCAACTACTCGTTGCGTGGCAAATCAAAAGCTACAGTTTTTTCGGTACCTGGCGTCCTCGTCTTCGGCTGTTGGGCGAGAACAATCTCCCGTCTGTCGATGTGGTTATTTGCATTTGCAAAGAATCGGAAGCTTTGGTCTACGGAACAGTTCTTGCTGCTTTCGATCTCGATTATCCTCTCGACAAACTGAGGGTCATTGTAACCGACGATGGCGGAGACAGCGCGGTAGAGAGCGGACTTGCTGCGCTCCGAAGCAGAGTCGGAAATGTATTCTACACCTCGAACTACGGCAAAGCAACGGAGAAGCCTCCTGGAGTCAAAGCCGCCAATCTCAACAATGCCCTTCAGTTCATCGACAGTCTTCCTGGAGGCAGAGCGGAATTGACCGCCGTGCTGGATGTAGACATGATTCCCGACAGAGCATGGCTCAGAGCAACGATTCCCCATTTTTACCCAGCTGGGGGATATCAGGAGGACGGAAAAGAGATAGGTTTGGTTTGCGGGGTTCAG ACTTTCTACAACATTCCCGACAACgacccaaccaaccaatcCAATTCTCTCCGTGTCAAATGCTACCACCCCATCCAAGATCAAGCGGGGAAGGGCCAATGCGCCGGGTCAGGCTGGGTCATGCGCCGGAAAGCCCTGGATGACTTACCTGGTGGGCAGTTTCCGACAACCTGTGTCTGCGAGGACTTCTACACGCAGTTTCTTCTGGGCCAAACCAACCACTGGATTACCGCCGCTGTTGCCGAGTATTTGCAATGTGGCCTGGTCCCTGATACCTACCAGGCACAACTCAAGCAATACACTCGCTGGTACCTCAGCAACCTTGCCGTGCAGGACCTTCATCAACTCTCAGGGCACTCCTGGATATCTCTCTTGGAAAAGCTGGTTTGGAAAGCGCCCGTTACCATGgttgggttgatgatgatgcatcTGAAGCCTCACCTCGCCACCCTTCAGCTcatccttttccctctcctctttcttACCAAGACCCCGCTCATTGTTACGTCCCCCGACAGATCAAAGGAGCTGATCTGGTTGCTCAGGATTCATGCCGGTTCGGTATTCTTTTCCTATCTCCATCACGTTCACATCGGCGTCATGGCAGGGTATAGAGCCTCGATCATGGACTGGGGCATGACAAAGTGGCTAAGCCCGCATTACACAGTTGCTTACATGAAGACATACTTCCCCGGGCTATGCAACTCCACTCAGTCAAAGAAATCCACCGCCGCTGCCTTCGTCTCAACTGGCAGTCTCAAGGACAAGCTCTTCGAACGCTTTCCAGCGCGGCGGGGAGGCCTGTCGAAGAGACTGAACCACATCCTTCTTGAgtgtggtgtctggatgCACTGTGTGGCTGTCACAGCCATACTCGTCACGGCCTGGGTCGCTGTGAAGAATCTTCCCGAGGCCTCAAACAACATGGAGAAGCTCCTCAGTATTCTGCTCTGGGTTTTCTGGCCCTCAAATCAGGCTTTCATTGTTCTTGCGATAGCCTGCTTTACTCCGATCAAGTACGCCATTTGGCCCCCCAACGTCGGCGAGAACCATGACTTGCTCCAGAAGGTCCACAACGGACCGGGGGCGCCCACCTCTTTTCTATTCCGCCCCAGAGAGGAGGCAAAGCGCTGGGAGGAGAGAAGTAATCCGatttggggtggagggctGGATTTCGTGACGGTTTACACCATTTGGGGTATCTGGGCCGGGTTGGTGTTCATTTGGGCCTGGTGGCTCTAG
- a CDS encoding hypothetical protein (COG:G; EggNog:ENOG503P39G), translating to METLNERQFDRLEHDFITALHILHYHRVLDAYGHLSVRNPLMRDTFIMSRNMAPALVSSADDLITLTIDGAKPTDTSNQNQLFSERFIHSEIYRQYPSVNAIVHSHCQAVLPFTINRVRLRPCIHLAGFLRPEGCPVFDTRNHEGMRLGPAHSENPPDDGSGSSGLLVKDEFLGRKLAYKFIDTKTTVVLMRGHGFTTVASNLQNVVFQAIYTAQNAAVQKEAIIMQNAAMAVVGTFPTGADPGIHFLSKAEATAASEMCEDTVRRPWALWQREVEVCPLYQNSA from the coding sequence ATGGAGACGCTCAACGAGCGTCAGTTCGACCGGCTCGAACACGACTTCATCACGGCCCTTCATATCCTCCACTACCACCGTGTTCTCGATGCGTACGGCCACCTCTCTGTTCGAAATCCCCTAATGAGAGATACCTTCATAATGTCCCGTAACATGGCCCCTGCCTTGGTCTCCAGCGCTGATGATCTGATAACCCTGACCATCGACGGGGCCAAGCCGACAGACACGTCAAACCAAAACCAGCTGTTTAGCGAAAGGTTCATTCACTCGGAAATTTACAGGCAGTACCCGAGTGTCAACGCCATTGTGCACAGTCATTGTCAGGCTGTGTTGCCATTCACCATCAATCGAGTACGACTACGGCCGTGTATCCACCTCGCTGGTTTCCTCCGTCCTGAAGGATGCCCTGTATTTGACACCAGGAATCATGAGGGGATGAGGCTGGGGCCGGCTCACTCTGAAAATCCACCAGAtgatgggagtgggagcAGCGGCTTGCTGGTCAAAGACGAGTTTCTGGGCCGGAAATTGGCCTACAAGTTTATCGACACGAAAACAACCGTGGTGCTCATGAGAGGGCACGGCTTTACTACTGTGGCCTCCAACCTACAAAATGTCGTCTTCCAGGCGATATATACGGCCCAAAATGCCGCGGTGCAAAAGGAGGCCATCATCATGCAAAatgccgccatggccgtgGTAGGCACCTTTCCGACCGGTGCAGATCCAGGTATTCATTTCTTGAGCAAAGCAGAAGCTACGGCGGCATCGGAAATGTGCGAGGACACCGTCAGGAGACCTTGGGCTCTTTGGCAAAGAGAAGTGGAGGTCTGTCCGCTATATCAGAATAGTGCATAA